The Penicillium oxalicum strain HP7-1 chromosome VI, whole genome shotgun sequence genome window below encodes:
- a CDS encoding putative guanine deaminase, producing the protein MAQPYVYTVYRGTFIQALRVSESVPRPRTELVRNRGALWVSSADGRIKGFDWQAHDDQSFRDLMARMNWVDADASTTNGYHETEAKVKIVTACEDRNEFFFPGFIAAKDTHIHAPQFPNVGLFGSSTLLDWLETYTFPVESKFGAQADQPHGDETLPEKTPPSALRIYDQVVSRTLSHGTTCASYFATIHVPATNALAALCHSRGQRAFIGRVCMDNPDFCPSYYKDLSVEDSLSASRSTIDFIHSLDPKGALVKPILTPRFAPTCTRAALEGLGKLAAEYNPPLHIQTHISENTNEICLVKELFPEAGSYAAVYDRYDLLTKRTILAHAVLHLTPEERQLVRQRDAKISHCPASNSALGSGIAPVRTFLDDGITVGLGTDVSGGYSPSVLEAVRQACLVSRLLGHTASFKDAQKEHGHEDGHTEKNKQPSLDREKLTVEESLYLATRGGAAVVDMADDLGGFDEGMIWDAQLIELGGMQDLPQNPLLQPTNDTHSLIKSGPVGNVDLFGTETWEEKIHKWVWSGDDRNVKAVWVGGRLVHSRS; encoded by the exons ATGGCGCAACCATACGTATACACCGTCTATAGAGGGACCTTTATCCAAGCATTGCGTGTTTCAGAGTCGGTGCCGCGTCCACGCACAGAGCTTGTTCGAAATCGCGGCGCTCTGTGGGTGTCTTCGGCAGACGGTCGGATCAAAGGATTCGACTGGCAAGCCCATGATGATCAATCTTTCAGGGACCTGATGGCTCGTATGAACTGGGTAGATGCAGACGCCTCCACAACCAATGGCTACCACGAGACGGAGGCCAAGGTGAAGATTGTGACGGCATGCGAAGACCGGAatgaatttttctttcccggaTTTATAG CGGCCAAAGATACACACATCCATGCTCCCCAGTTCCCTAACGTGGGCTTGTTTGGCTCTTCAACGCTGCTGGACTGGTTGGAAACATACACATTCCCCGTGGAGTCCAAGTTCGGCGCCCAAGCGGACCAACCGCACGGAGATGAAACGCTGCCGGAAAAAACACCTCCCTCTGCCTTGCGGATCTACGACCAGGTCGTGTCACGCACTCTATCTCATGGGACCACATGTGCGTCTTACTTTGCAACGATCCACGTTCCCGCGACGAATGCTCTGGCAGCACTCTGTCATTCACGAGGGCAACGTGCGTTTATTGGGCGCGTGTGCATGGATAACCCGGACTTTTGTCCATCTTACTACAAAGATCTTTCCGTCGAAGATTCCTTGAGTGCCTCAAGATCGACCATTGACTTTATCCATAGTCTAGATCCAAAGGGAGCTTTGGTCAAGCCTATACTTACCCCTCGATTCGCACCCACATGCACACGAGCCGCCCTAGAAGGTCTGGGGAAATTGGCGGCTGAATATAATCCGCCATTGCACATTCAAACGCATATCTCTGAGAACACAAACGAGATCTGCCTGGTCAAGGAGTTGTTCCCCGAGGCAGGGAGCTATGCAGCAGTCTATGACAGATATGATTTGCTCACCAAGCGGACCATTCTCGCGCACGCGGTGCTGCATCTCACGCCCGAGGAGCGCCAGCTGGTTCGTCAGCGGGACGCCAAGATCTCACACTGCCCGGCGTCTAACTCCGCCCTGGGCTCGGGTATCGCCCCCGTTCGGACGTTCTTGGACGATGGAATCACGGTTGGTCTGGGTACAGACGTTAGTGGAGGCTATAGCCCAAGCGTGCTTGAAGCCGTCCGTCAGGCTTGTCTGGTGTCGCGATTGCTCGGGCACACGGCTTCATTTAAGGATGCTCAGAAAGAGCATGGACATGAGGATGGCCACACGGAGAAGAACAAACAGCCGTCTCTGGACCGCGAGAAGTTGACCGTAGAAGAGAGTCTTTATCTTGCCACTCGTGGTGGGGCAGCTGTGGTCGATATGGCAGACGACCTAGGCGGTTTCGACGAGGGTATGATCTGGGACGCACAGCTGATCGAGCTTGGAGGCATGCAAGATTTGCCTCAGAACCCGCTGCTCCAGCCGACCAATGACACCCACAGTCTGATCAAGTCTGGACCAGTGGGTAATGTGGATCTTTTTGGCACCGAGACCTGGGAAGAGAAAATTCACAAGTGGGTTTGGAGCGGTGATGATCGGAATGTCAAAGCTGTCTGGGTTGGTGGGCGGCTTGTCCATTCAAGATCGTGA
- a CDS encoding Allophanate hydrolase, translating to MSPTTKLSLPDARPYPFTFPPATTAFIIIDMQRDFLDPNGFGSIQCGNPEIFSSVRNIVKNVQKALEVARAMGMQVIHTREGHRPDLSDLPAAKKLRQISAPHGHHTMGIGDQGPMGRLLVRGEWGHDIIDELKPYPGEPVIDKPGKGSFWGTGLHRTLLARGITHLLFAGVTTECCVTTTLRECNDRGYECCILSDCTGGFDQQMVSTSLDIICGQDGLFGYIGHSSSFITEAERVCATQRHAPADLGQSGLPCIAELLRQYKSGIVNPETIVQSVFDRIEKYESIDPAVWISKQSREGALAAARALSTKYAGKPLPPLFGIPFAVKDSIDVVGVVTTVACESYAYTADSTAPSVQHLLDAGALYIGKVNLDQLATGLSGCRSPFGIPHCVYSSAHISGGSSSGSAVAVAAGLVSFAVATDTAGSTRVPAALNGIVGFKPTKGTISARGLVPACKSLDTITIMAPTLRDARDVWYIMDQHDSSDPYAKTPSGLSTWKVDFRGPKEGGFTFGIPPPSLLNMCSKEYKESFEAAVEKLQSCGGRLVHVDYSPFAKAGDLLYDGSLVHERLASMGHEFFANNIDTLHPTTRYIFQSALSSEVKAWQVFQDQAAQSQYTMEARKTFDTLEGGIDTLVVPSVPFHPTIKEMLDDPLVLNSKLGTFTHAGNVVDLCGVSVRAGWVKENKVKLPFGITFLGGSGYDGKVLDIAGVFESSVER from the exons ATGTCGCCAACAACCAAGCTCTCCCTGCCGGACGCCCGGCCCTACCCCTTCACTTTCCCCCCGGCGACCACCgccttcatcatcattgaTATGCAAAGAGATTTTCTGGATCCGAACGGATTCGGATCCATTCAATGCGGAAATCCTGAAATCTTCTCCTCGGTACGCAACATTGTGAAGAATGTTCAGAAGGCACTCGAGGTTGCCCGCGCCATGGGAATGCAGGTCATCCATACTCGGGAGGGTCATCGCCCAGATCTCTCGGACTTGCCCGCGGCGAAGAAGCTGAGACAAATCAGTGCACCACATGGTCATCACACGATGGGTATCGGGGATCAAGGTCCGATGGGAAGGCTGTTAGTGAGAGGAGAATGGGGCCACGACATCATTGACGAGCTTAAACCATATCCCGGGGAGCCGGTCATCGACAAACCAGGAAAGGGGAGTTTTTGGGGCACTGGACTGCATAGAACACTCTTGGCGAGAGGTATCACGCACTTGCTCTTTGCGGGCGTCACAACAGA GTGCTGTGTGACAACGACATTGCGAGAATGTAATGATCGCGGATATGAATGTTGCATTCTATCCGACTGTACGGGTGGGTTCGATCAGCAGATGGTGTCTACCTCACTCGACATCATATGCGGCCAGGATGGTCTCTTCGGATACATCGGTCATAGCTCGAGCTTTATTACCGAAGCAGAGAGGGTTTGCGCAACGCAACGCCATGCGCCTGCTGATTTGGGTCAATCCGGTCTTCCTTGTATCGCTGAGCTACTGCGACAATACAAAAGCGGTATCGTGAATCCCGAAACCATTGTTCAATCCGTTTTCGACAGGATAGAGAAATATGAGTCAATCGATCCTGCCGTTTGGATCTCCAAGCAGTCTCGAGAAGGCGCCCTGGCAGCAGCCAGGGCTCTGTCTACGAAATATGCGGGAAAGCCTTTACCTCCGCTGTTTGGAATTCCGTTTGCCGTGAAGGATAGCATTGACGTGGTGGGCGTCGTCACAACGGTAGCTTGTGAGAGCTACGCGTACACTGCCGACTCAACAGCTCCTTCTGTGCAGCACCTACTTGACGCAGGCGCCTTGTATATTGGAAAAGTGAATCTGGATCAGCTTGCGACCGGTCTTTCAGGATGTCGATCTCCGTTCGGTATTCCGCACTGTGTCTACAGCTCAGCCCATATTTCCGGTGGCTCTTCCTCAGGATCAGCCGTCGCCGTGGCCGCGGGACTGGTTTCATTTGCTGTTGCAACTGATACGGCTGGAAGCACTCGGGTCCCTGCGGCGTTGAATGGCATCGTCGGCTTTAAACCGACCAAGGGCACCATCTCTGCCAGGGGATTGGTGCCGGCATGTAAAAGTCTCGATACCATTACCATCATGGCACCTACTCTGCGAGATGCGCGGGATGTTTGGTATATCATGGACCAGCATGATTCCTCGGATCCGTATGCAAAGACGCCTAGTGGTCTGTCGACCTGGAAGGTGGACTTCCGAGGCCCAAAGGAAGGCGGCTTCACGTTTGGCATCCCTCCACCTTCATTACTGAACATGTGCTCCAAAGAATATAAAGAGTCTTTTGAAGCTGCCGTGGAGAAGTTGCAGTCCTGTGGTGGTAGACTGGTCCACGTCGATTATTCGCCATTTGCCAAGGCCGGTGACTTGCTCTACGATGGATCTCTCGTGCACGAACGTCTCGCATCCATGGGCCACGAGTTCTTCGCGAATAACATTGACACACTACATCCCACGACAAGGTACATATTTCAAtctgctctttcttctgAGGTCAAGGCCTGGCAAGTATTCCAGGACCAAGCTGCACAGTCTCAGTATACTATGGAAGCACGCAAAACCTTTGACACATTGGAAGGTGGAATAGACACGTTGGTTGTGCCGAGCGTACCTTTCCACCCCACAATCAAAGAGATGCTAGATGATCCCCTGGTTTTGAACTCCAAGCTGGGCACCTTCACACACGCAGGCAACGTTGTCGATTTATGCGGTGTCAGTGTTCGAGCTGGATGGGTGAAGGAGAACAAAGTGAAGCTCCCGTTTGGAATCACCTTCCTTGGCGGAAGTGGCTACGATGGAAAGGTTCTTGATATCGCGGGAGTTTTTGAGAGTTCTGTCGAGCGCTGA
- a CDS encoding Acetyl-CoA carboxylase, giving the protein MGAPNGTAPVNGHGSPDTAKYNLPSHFIGGNHLDVAAPSSVKDFVASHGGHSVITSVLIANNGIAAVKEIRSVRKWAYETFGNERAIQFTVMATPEDLRANADYIRMADQYVEVPGGTNNNNYANVELIVDVAERMDVHAVWAGWGHASENPRLPESLAASPKKIIFIGPPASAMRSLGDKISSTIVAQHAGVPCIPWSGTGVEEVTVDDKGIVTVEDEVYNRGCTHSPQEGLVKAREIGFPVMIKASEGGGGKGIRKVEKEEDFETLYNAAANEIPGSPIFIMKLAGNARHLEVQLLADQYGNNISLFGRDCSVQRRHQKIIEEAPVTIAKPITFQAMEKAAVSLGRLVGYVSAGTVEYLYSHADDKFYFLELNPRLQVEHPTTEMVSGVNLPAAQLQIAMGIPLHQIRDIRLLYGVDPNTSSEIDFDFSSEESFQTQRRPQPKGHTTACRITSEDPGEGFKPSSGTMHELNFRSSSNVWGYFSVGTAGGIHSFSDSQFGHIFAYGENRSASRKHMVVALKELSIRGDFRTTVEYLIKLLETPAFEDNTITTGWLDQLISNKLTAERPDSIVAVICGAVTKAHLASEAGIEEYRKGLEKGQVPSKEILKTVFPVDFIYEGYRYKFTATRAGLDSYHLFINGSKCSVGVRALADGGLLILLNGRSHNIYWKEEAAATRLSVDGKTCLLEQENDPTQLRSPSPGKLVKFTVENGEHVRAGQPYAEVEVMKMYMPLIAQEDGIVQLIKQPGATLEAGDILGILALDDPSRVKHAQPFTGQLPELGPAVVVGSKPAQRFTLLHTILENILRGFDNQVIMGTTLKELVEVPRNPELPYGEWNAQSSALLSRMPQKLDAQLQTIVDKAKSRKAEFPAKQLQKTIARFIEENVNPADADILKTTLLPLDHVITKYLDGLKINEYNVFIGLLEQYYQVEKLFSTGTKRDEDVILKLREENKEDIVPVIHTVLSHSRIGSKNNLVLAILDMYRPNQPHVENVGKYFKNILKKLTELEARAAAKVTLKAREVLIQCALPSLEERLSQMEHILRSSVIESRYGETGWEHREPDLNVLKDVVDSKYTVFDVLPRFFIHSDAWVTLAALEVYVRRAYRAYTLKSIDYSAGAEPPMLTWDFTLGKLGQPEFGSVSSTQPSTPSTPTAESNNPFKRINSISDMSYLVNDPSSDPIRKGAIIPIQYLEDAEEYLTRALEAFPRAGSKSKRAGEGGLIANLEGKRRPVVKTESDELTGVLNIAIRDIEDQDDSQIVGQMQKLLADAKDELLARRIRRVTFICGKNGVYPGYFTFRGPTYEEDESIRHSEPALAFQLELGRLSKFRIKPVFTENRNIHVYEAIGKGPENDKAVDKRYFVRAVVRPGRLRDDIPTAEYLISEADRLMNDILDALEIIGNNNSDLNHIFINFSPVFNLQPIDVEQALAGFLDRFGRRLWRLRVTGAEIRILCTDPTTGMPYPLRVIISNTYGFIIQVELYIERKSEKGEWIFQSIGGTNKLGSMHMRPVSTPYPTKEWLQPKRYKAHLMGTQYVYDFPELFRQAFQNSWTKALETIPSLASQRPPIGECIDYSELVLDDTDNLVEVSREPGTNTHGMVGWIVTARTPEYPRGRRFIIIANDITFQIGSFGPQEDKFFHKCTELARKLGIPRIYLSANSGARIGMADELIPYFSVAWNDASKPEAGFKYLYLTPEVKKRFDASKKKEVITELIQDEGEERHKITTIIGAKDGLGVECLKGSGLIAGATSKAYEDIFTITLVTCRSVGIGAYLVRLGQRAIQVEGQPIILTGAPAINKLLGREVYTSNLQLGGTQIMYNNGVSHMTANDDFEGVSKIVDWMSFVPDKKGAPIPIRAWSDNWDRDVAYYPPAKQAYDPRWLIAGKQEEDGFLPGLFDKDSFEEALGGWARTVVVGRARLGGIPMGVIAVETRAVENVTPADPANPDSMEMISQEAGGVWYPNSAFKTAQALRDFNNGEQLPVMILANWRGFSGGQRDMYNEVLKYGSYIVDALVKYEQPVFVYIPPFGELRGGSWVVVDPTINPEQMEMYADEDARGGVLEPEGIVNIKYRRDKQLDTMARLDATYGELRRALADTSLSKEKLSEIKARMAEREEQLLPVYMQIALQFADLHDRAGRMQAKNTIRGAMRWQNARRFFYWRLRRRLSEELIVKRMVAASPNLSPRDGAIPSSTASAAETPLPPAESPRAVHLRNLHAWTGLLDEELEHDDRKVAMWYEENKKAVQAKVEALRTEGVAAEVASLLIGNKDGGLRGVQQVLSMLPVEERESVLKYLSSA; this is encoded by the exons ATGGGTGCTCCCAACGGCACTGCGCCTGTCAATGGCCACGGCAGTCCCGATACCGCCAAATACAATCTTCCCTCACATTTCATCGGTGGCAACCACCTGGACGTAGCGGCGCCCAGCTCCGTCAAGGACTTTGTTGCCAGCCATGGCGGTCACTCCGTCATCACATCG GTCCTTATCGCCAACAACGGTATTGCCGCCGTCAAGGAGATCCGATCGGTGCGGAAATGGGCCTACGAGACCTTCGGCAACGAGCGTGCCATCCAATTCACTGTGATGGCCACTCCCGAGGACTTGCGGGCCAATGCGGATTACATTCGTATGGCTGACCAATACGTCGAAGTTCCCGGCGgcaccaacaacaacaactACGCCAACGTCGAGTTGATCGTCGATGTGGCCGAGCGCATGGACGTGCACGCCGTCTGGGCCGGTTGGGGCCACGCGTCCGAGAACCCGCGCCTGCCCGAGTCGCTCGCGGCCTCGCCCAAGAAGATTATTTTCATTGGACCCCCCGCGTCGGCCATGCGGTCGCTGGGTGATAAGATCTCCTCCACGATTGTCGCACAGCATGCCGGAGTGCCATGTATCCCCTGGTCCGGTACCGGTGTCGAGGAAGTGACCGTGGACGACAAGGGAATCGTCACggtcgaggatgaggtctACAACCGGGGCTGCACCCACTCGCCGCAAGAAGGTCTGGTGAAGGCACGGGAGATTGGCTTCCCCGTGATGATCAAGGCCTCCGAGGGTGGCGGTGGTAAGGGTATCCGcaaggtggagaaggaggaggacttTGAGACCCTGTACAATGCCGCCGCCAACGAGATCCCCGGttctcccatcttcatcatgaAGCTTGCGGGTAATGCCCGCCACTTGGAGGTCCAGCTGCTGGCCGATCAGTACGGTAACAATATCTCCCTCTTCGGTCGTGATTGTTCCGTCCAGCGTCGTCACCAGAAGATTATTGAGGAGGCTCCCGTCACCATCGCCAAGCCCATCACCTTCCAAGCCATGGAGAAGGCCGCCGTCAGCCTGGGTCGCCTGGTGGGTTACGTCTCGGCCGGTACTGTCGAGTACCTGTACTCGCACGCCGATGACAAGTTCTACTTCCTCGAGTTGAACCCCCGTCTCCAGGTCGAGCATCCGACGACCGAGATGGTTTCGGGCGTCAACCTGCCCGCCGCCCAGCTGCAGATCGCCATGGGTATCCCTCTGCACCAGATCCGTGACATTCGTTTGTTGTACGGTGTCGACCCCAACACCTCCTCCGAGATCGACTTTGATTTCTCCAGCGAGGAGAGCTTCCAGACCCAGCGCCGTCCCCAGCCCAAGGGCCACACCACCGCGTGCCGTATCACCTCGGAGGATCCCGGCGAGGGCTTCAAGCCGTCCAGTGGTACCATGCACGAGTTGAACTTCCGTTCCTCGTCCAATGTGTGGGGATATTTCTCCGTCGGTACCGCTGGTGGTATCCACAGCTTCTCGGACAGTCAGTTCGGTCACATCTTCGCCTATGGTGAGAATCGATCTGCCTCCCGGAAGCACATGGTTGTCGCCTTGAAGGAGCTGAGCATTCGTGGTGATTTCCGCACCACGGTGGAGTATCTGATCAAGCTGCTCGAGACACCGGCCTTTGAGGacaacaccatcaccaccggaTGGTTGGACCAATTGATCTCCAACAAGCTGACTGCGGAGCGCCCGGACTCTATCGTGGCTGTCATCTGTGGTGCCGTCACCAAGGCCCACCTGGCGAGCGAGGCCGGCATTGAGGAGTACCGAAAGGGTCTCGAGAAGGGTCAGGTGCCCTCCAAGGAGATTCTGAAGACGGTCTTCCCCGTGGATTTCATCTACGAGGGCTACCGCTACAAGTTCACCGCCACCCGGGCCGGCCTGGATAGCTACCACTTGTTCATCAACGGCTCCAAGTGCTCTGTGGGTGTCCGTGCCCTGGCAGACGGTGGACTGCTGATCCTGCTGAACGGCCGCAGTCACAACATCTactggaaggaggaggccgCCGCGACTCGCCTGAGTGTCGATGGCAAGACCTGTCTTCTGGAGCAGGAGAACGACCCCACTCAGCTGCGATCCCCCTCTCCCGGTAAGCTGGTCAAGTTCACCGTAGAGAACGGCGAGCACGTTCGTGCCGGTCAGCCGTACGCCGAGGTTGAGGTCATGAAGATGTACATGCCACTCATCGCCCAGGAGGACGGTATTGTGCAGTTGATCAAGCAGCCCGGCGCCACCCTGGAGGCTGGTGATATTCTTGGTATTCTGGCTTTGGATGACCCCTCTCGCGTCAAGCACGCACAGCCCTTCACGGGCCAGCTGCCCGAGCTTGGCCCAGCCGTCGTCGTCGGTTCCAAACCCGCCCAGCGCTTCACGCTCCTGCACACCATCCTGGAGAACATTCTCCGTGGATTCGACAACCAGGTCATCATGGGCACCACCCTGAAGGAGCTCGTGGAGGTTCCGCGCAACCCCGAGCTGCCATACGGCGAGTGGAACGCTCAATCCTCCGCTCTGCTCTCTCGCATGCCCCAAAAGCTTGATGCTCAGCTGCAGACCATCGTGGACAAGGCCAAGTCGCGCAAGGCTGAGTTCCCTGCGAAGCAGCTTCAGAAGACCATTGCTCGCTTCATTGAGGAGAACGTCAACCCCGCGGATGCGGACATTCTCAAGACCACTCTCCTGCCCTTGGACCACGTCATCACGAAATACCTGGATGGTCTCAAGATCAACGAGTACAATGTCTTCATTGGTCTGCTTGAGCAGTACTATCAGGTCGAGAAGCTTTTCAGCACGGGCACCAAGCGGGACGAGGATGTGATTCTGAAGCTCCGtgaggagaacaaggaggACATTGTCCCCGTCATCCACACTGTCCTCTCTCACAGCCGCATTGGCTCCAAGAACAACCTCGTTCTCGCCATCTTGGACATGTACCGTCCCAACCAACCTCACGTGGAGAATGTCGGCAAGTACTTCAAGAATATTCTTAAGAAGCTCACCGAGCTCGAGGCTCGTGCAGCGGCCAAGGTCACCCTCAAGGCTCGTGAGGTTCTGATCCAGTGCGCCCTGCCTTCGCTTGAGGAGCGTCTGTCCCAGATGGAGCATATTCTCCGTTCCTCGGTCATTGAGTCTCGCTATGGTGAAACTGGCTGGGAGCACCGCGAGCCCGATTTGAATGTCCTCAAGGATGTCGTAGACTCCAAGTACACCGTCTTTGACGTGTTGCCGCGTTTCTTCATTCACTCTGATGCGTGGGTCACTCTCGCTGCCCTGGAGGTCTACGTCCGCCGTGCGTACCGTGCCTACACCCTCAAGAGCATCGACTACTCTGCCGGTGCCGAGCCCCCTATGCTCACTTGGGACTTTACGCTGGGCAAGCTTGGCCAGCCCGAGTTCGGCTCTGTCTCTTCGACTCAGCCCTCGACACCCAGCACTCCCACGGCCGAGTCCAACAACCCCTTCAAACGGATCAACTCTATCAGCGACATGTCCTACCTCGTCAACGATCCTTCGAGTGATCCTATTCGCAAGGGTGCGATCATTCCTATTCAATACCTCGAAGACGCCGAGGAGTATCTCACTCGGGCTCTGGAAGCCTTCCCTCGCGCCGGATCCAAGAGCAAGCGCGCCGGAGAGGGTGGTTTGATTGCCAACCTCGAGGGCAAGCGCCGTCCTGTGGTCAAGACCGAGAGTGATGAGCTGACTGGTGTGTTGAACATCGCCATTCGTGACATTGAGGATCAGGATGACTCTCAGATCGTGGGCCAGATGCAGAAGCTCCTCGCTGATGCCAAGGATGAGCTTCTGGCCCGTCGCATTCGTCGTGTCACTTTCATCTGCGGCAAGAACGGTGTCTACCCTGGATACTTCACCTTCCGTGGCCCCACCtatgaggaggatgagagtATCCGCCATAGCGAACCCGCTCTGGCCTTCCAGCTGGAACTGGGCCGTCTGTCCAAGTTCAGGATCAAGCCCGTCTTCACCGAGAACCGCAACATCCACGTCTACGAAGCCATTGGCAAGGGTCCCGAGAACGACAAGGCCGTCGACAAGCGCTACTTCGTTCGCGCTGTCGTGCGTCCCGGTCGTCTTCGTGACGACATTCCTACCGCCGAGTACTTGATTTCGGAGGCTGATCGTCTGATGAACGACATCTTGGATGCTCTGGAGATCATTGGCAACAACAACTCTGATCTGAAccacatcttcatcaacttCTCTCCTGTCTTCAACTTGCAGCCTATTGATGTCGAACAGGCCCTTGCTGGCTTCCTGGACCGCTTCGGTCGCCGTCTCTGGCGCCTGCGTGTCACCGGCGCTGAGATCCGCATTCTGTGCACCGACCCTACTACGGGCATGCCTTACCCTCTCCGCGTGATCATCAGCAACACGTACGGTTTCATCATCCAGGTTGAGTTGTACATTGAGCGCAAGTCCGAGAAGGGCGAGTGGATCTTCCAGAGCATTGGTGGAACCAACAAGCTCGGCTCCATGCACATGCGTCCTGTTTCCACTCCCTACCCGACCAAGGAGTGGCTTCAGCCTAAGCGTTACAAGGCTCATCTGATGGGAACTCAGTACGTGTACGACTTCCCCGAGCTCTTCCGCCAGGCCTTCCAGAACAGCTGGACCAAGGCGCTTGAGACCATCCCTTCGCTGGCCTCGCAACGCCCGCCTATTGGAGAGTGCATCGACTACAGTGAACTGGTCCTGGATGACACCGATAACTTGGTGGAAGTCTCTCGTGAACCCGGTACCAACACTCACGGTATGGTCGGCTGGATCGTGACCGCTCGTACTCCCGAGTACCCTCGCGGCCGTcgcttcatcatcatcgccaacgACATCACTTTCCAGATTGGTTCTTTCGGACCCCAGGAGGACAAGTTCTTCCACAAGTGCACTGAGCTTGCGCGCAAACTTGGTATTCCTCGTATCTACCTGTCTGCCAACTCTGGTGCTCGTATCGGTATGGCTGACGAGTTGATCCCCTACTTCTCCGTTGCCTGGAACGACGCCTCCAAGCCCGAGGCTGGGTTCAAGTATCTATACCTCACCCCCGAGGTCAAGAAGCGCTTCGATGCtagcaagaagaaggaggtcATTACTGAGCTCATCCAGGATGAGGGCGAGGAGCGTCACAagatcaccaccatcatTGGTGCCAAGGATGGTCTGGGCGTTGAGTGTCTGAAGGGCTCTGGTTTGATCGCTGGTGCCACTTCCAAGGCCTACGAGGACATTTTCACCATCACCCTGGTGACCTGCCGTTCCGTCGGTATCGGCGCCTACCTTGTCCGTCTTGGTCAGCGTGCTATTCAGGTCGAGGGCCAGCCTATCATTTTGACTGGTGCCCCGGCTATCAACAAGCTGCTTGGCCGTGAGGTCTACACTTCCAACTTGCAGCTGGGTGGCACTCAGATCATGTACAACAACGGTGTCTCTCACATGACCGCAAACGATGACTTTGAGGGCGTCTCCAAGATCGTTGACTGGATGAGCTTCGTTCCTGATAAGAAGGGTGCCCCCATTCCCATCCGGGCTTGGTCCGATAACTGGGACCGTGACGTGGCCTACTACCCTCCTGCCAAGCAGGCCTACGACCCGCGCTGGTTGATCGCCGGTaagcaggaggaggacggCTTCCTGCCGGGTCTCTTCGACAAGGACTCCTTCGAGGAGGCTCTTGGCGGCTGGGCTCGTACCGTTGTTGTTGGCCGCGCTCGCCTTGGTGGTATCCCCATGGGTGTCATCGCTGTCGAGACCCGTGCCGTTGAGAACGTCACTCCGGCTGATCCTGCCAACCCCGACtccatggagatgatctcgCAGGAGGCTGGTGGTGTCTGGTACCCCAACTCGGCGTTCAAGACCGCGCAGGCGCTCCGTGACTTCAACAACGGTGAACAGCTGCCCGTCATGATCTTGGCCAACTGGCGTGGTTTCTCGGGCGGTCAACGCGATATGTACAACGAGGTCCTCAAGTACGGATCCTACATTGTCGACGCCCTCGTCAAGTACGAGCAGCCCGTCTTTGTGTACATCCCGCCCTTCGGTGAGCTGCGTGGTGGTTCTTGGGTCGTCGTCGACCCGACCATCAACCCCGAGCAGATGGAGATGTATGCGGACGAGGATGCCCGTGGTGGCGTTCTCGAGCCCGAGGGCATTGTCAACATCAAGTACCGTCGCGACAAGCAGCTTGACACCATGGCTCGTCTGGACGCCACTTATGGTGAGCTCCGCCGGGCGCTCGCGGACACTTCGCTCTCCAAAGAGAAACTGTCTGAGATCAAGGCCCGGATGGCCGAGCGCGAGGAGCAGCTGCTCCCCGTGTATATGCAGATCGCCCTTCAGTTCGCTGACCTGCACGACCGTGCCGGCCGCATGCAAGCAAAGAACACCATTCGTGGTGCCATGCGCTGGCAGAACGCCCGTCGCTTCTTCTACTGGCGCCTGCGTCGTCGTTTGAGCGAGGAGCTGATTGTCAAGCGTATGGTCGCTGCCTCTCCCAACCTTTCTCCTCGCGATGGTGCCATTCCTTCTTCCACGGCCTCGGCTGCTGAGACTCCTTTGCCTCCCGCCGAGTCTCCCCGCGCTGTGCACCTCCGCAACCTGCACGCGTGGACTGGCCTCTTGGatgaggagctggagcaCGATGACCGCAAGGTTGCCATGTGGTACGAGGAAAACAAGAAGGCTGTTCAGGCCAAGGTCGAGGCTCTCCGAACGGAGGGTGTCGCAGCCGAGGTTGCCTCTCTTCTGATCGGTAACAAGGACGGTGGCCTACGTGGTGTGCAACAGGTGCTGTCAATGCTGCCCGTTGAGGAGCGGGAGAGCGTGCTCAAGTACCTGTCCTCCGCCTGA